From Sardina pilchardus chromosome 9, fSarPil1.1, whole genome shotgun sequence, a single genomic window includes:
- the LOC134091869 gene encoding zinc finger CCCH domain-containing protein 10-like codes for MPDRDSAYLAGGGGGGSGTGVGSSIGEEAGAGAGLGGAEGWGGIGGGVGGGSSGSSTMGGGGALGNGNGCGGGSGGGFGSGAGLDGVCRDFLRNVCKRGKRCRFRHPDFNEVPDLGVQKNEFIFCHDHQNKECVRSNCRFVHGSKEDEDYYKKTGELPLRLRGKVAAGLGLSPTDLPLSRGEVPICRDYLKGECQRGNKCKFRHVRKDYEYEPTRVGVGGVMGPGGVSGMVNVGGVGVGGTGGACGGMSGLVSATGANMMGMGYSNLGGYRDQGMTGGGGSVGGGGIGGCLSMGASGQRRFERASVYDPLFENGLFEAGPLETPMDHATLQLKRRRLEGFRLADGAGGGHYELGVQATLPVRPLEYRILEEENALLRRRVEELKKQVSNLIATNEVLLEQNAQFRSQTKVMTLSSTPAPSEQSLVPPVGSVSSYNHGIAQTHTTLSSAGLQPRPVTQQDLVAPTGAPTAPPSNSAPPPAPHLNPDITPLSAALAQTIAQGMAPPVSMAPVAVSVAPVAVSMAQALPGITMSHATTPMVSYPIASQSMRITTIPH; via the exons ATGCCTGACCGGGATAGTGCCTACCTGGCAggtggcggcggaggaggcAGTGGCACAGGAGTGGGCTCAAGTATAGGCGAAGAGGCTGGTGCAGGTGCAGGCTTGGGAGGAGCAGAAGGCTGGGGGGGCATTGGAGGAGGTGTTGGAGGAGGTAGTTCAGGATCTTCAACCATGGGTGGAGGAGGCGCTTTGGGAAATGGAAATGGCTGTGGGGGAGGGAGTGGTGGGGGGTTTGGCTCTGGTGCCGGCCTCGATGGTGTGTGCAGAGATTTTCTGCGGAATGTTTGCAAGAGAGGAAAGCGCTGTCGCTTCCGACACCCGGACTTCAACGAGGTGCCTGATTTGGGGGTACAGAAAAATGAGTTCATTTTCTGCCATGACCACCAAAACAAGGAATGTGTGCGCTCAAATTGCAGGTTCGTCCATGGCTCTAAGGAGGACGAGGACTACTATAAAAAGACTGGGGAACTCCCACTCAGGCTCAGGGGCAAGGTGGCTGCGGGACTTGGCTTGTCTCCAACTGACCTGCCTTTGAGTCGCGGGGAAGTGCCCATCTGCAGGGACTACCTTAAGGGTGAATGCCAGCGTGGCAACAAATGTAAGTTCCGCCACGTCAGGAAGGACTATGAATATGAACCGACGCGTGTCGGCGTTGGCGGCGTCATGGGTCCAGGCGGAGTGAGTGGAATGGTAAATGTGGGCGGGGTGGGAGTTGGAGGCACAGGCGGTGCCTGTGGGGGAATGTCGGGGTTGGTTAGCGCCACCGGTGCCAACATGATGGGAATGGGGTACTCCAACCTCGGGGGTTACAGGGATCAGGGCATgacgggaggagggggcagtgtgGGAGGAGGTGGCATAGGAGGGTGTCTCTCGATGGGGGCGTCTGGTCAAAGACGCTTTGAACGGGCATCTGTGTACGACCCCTTGTTCGAGAATGGCCTGTTTGAGGCGGGGCCTCTGGAGACTCCTATGGATCACGCAACGCTTCAGCTGAAGAGACGACGGCTGGAGGGGTTTCGCCTCGCTGATGGAGCCGGAGGGGGACACTATGAGCTGGGGGTGCAGGCCACCCTCCCAGTCCGCCCGCTGGAGTACAGGATCCTGGAAGAAGAGAATGCTCTCCTACGGAGAAGAGTTGAAGAGTTGAAGAAACAG GTATCAAATCTTATTGCTACCAATGAGGTCCTTCTGGAGCAGAATGCACAGTTCCGGAGCCAAACCAAGGTCATGACTCTCTCGTCAACCCCGGCGCCCTCGGAGCAGAGTCTGGTGCCCCCTGTTGGATCAGTGAGCTCCTACAACCACGGCATCGCCCAGACGCACACCACTCTAAGCAGTGCCGGCCTGCAGCCCCGACCCGTCACCCAGCAGGACCTGGTGGCTCCCACCGGAGCTCCTACGGCCCCTCCGTCTAACAGTGCTCCGCCCCCTGCTCCCCACCTCAACCCCGACATCACCCCCCTGTCGGCAGCCCTGGCACAGACTATTGCTCAGGGGATGGCACCACCTGTGTCCATGGCGCCAGTGGCCGTGTCTGTGGCACCGGTCGCCGTGTCAATGGCTCAGGCGTTGCCAGGCATCACTATGAGTCACGCCACCACTCCGATGGTGTCTTATCCCATCGCCAGCCAGAGTATGAGGATCACAACGATACCACATTGA